GAGGTAAGTTTAACGTTCAGCTTTAAAAACCGCGGCCACTGGTATCCGCGTGCGGTTTGAACACCCAGCTGGACGTTAAAGCAAGCTGTCAaactctcctcttcttttccgCTAACTGTCAATGCCGTGTTGTGCCTGCTCGTTAAATGTGTTGTAGCTAACATGGATGTAGCACTGTACACACATTATTGCCCTTCTGTCTCCGCTGCTCATTAGGGAAGTAAACTTTGGGGAGGTCGTTTCGTGGGAGACACTGATCCCATCATGGAGAAGTTCAATGCATCCATCGCTTATGACCAGAGGATGTGGGATGTTGACATCCGTGGCAGCAAGGCTTATGTGAGAGCTCTGGAAAAGGCGAAGCTGGTCACCACGGATGAGATGAACCAAACTTTGCTCGGGCTGGatcaggtgaacacacacacacacacacacacacacacacacacacacacacacacacagagagagagagagagagagagagagagagagagagagagagagagagagagagagagagagagagagagagagagagagagagcttcagGGAACATAGACTAACTTTATTAACACCAGACAATCTGGTTTTAACTCCAAGCTGTTAGCTGCACATGACTGGGCTGTATGATTATAAACTCAGTGAtacatctctctctcatgcTTACATGCAAGGAAACACACCCCTTCTGCCCTGTGGATaagtgtgtgtcactgtctgcCTTTCAGTGTTGATGTAAGTTAATAGATGACAGCTGAAAATGTGCCATGAACGCAGAATTCCTCACTGTattctgctgaatgtgtgctGAACAATACTATTATCATGTGACAAATGTCGGCTGCCACACAGCTCAGGTCAGGTTTCAGGCTGCCCTCTCTACAATGATGTTTTGCTTTGTCAGTGCAGGTGACATCAGGGAAGCAAAACAATACAGACACATGAATGATGTTGATCATGTTGACATGAAAATCTACAGAAGTGCCTAATGTTGCAGAGAATTCAGTGGctgcatatacatacatatttagCCTACGTAATGATAGTCATTTTTTTATCGTCCAGATTTCTGAAGAGTGGTCCCGAGGTGTTTTTGTGATCAAACCTGGAGATGAAGACATTCATACTGCCAATGAGCGCAGGCTAAAGGTGAGGTAAAGCTGGTTTGTTCTGCAGAGTAAAATTGCAtttcacatacaaatatacAGCAGTTCATGGTTTGTTCCATAGGTAATGTTTTGTGACACCTCAAAAAGGAGACAGACTTGAAAAGATCTTATTATGATTGTTTGTCAGATAATTATTTGATAATTCCGTTTTACTGAATTTTTAATTCTGCGCATTATTTCTATTGGTTATTATAACGTCATACTGTTAATGCACTGTACTTTATTGAAGTCAGACAAGGAAAGAAACACAAGTGGTCAGACGATCTGTATGATTGTTTGGGAGCGCAATCAACCAGAAACTCATGGATagtgtttgtgcttttactCTTTGAGTTATGGGCTGTAAACATACTGTTTTCCTACAGCCCTGAATGCTTGGTGATGTTACGATGATAAATGCTGTAGTCATTTTACTGGCGGTCTTTTCAGGAGCTGATTGGTGCACCTGCAGGGAAGCTGCACACTGGCAGGAGCAGAAACGACCAGGTCTGTCTTTACAACATCAAACCGCAATGACTGAATTTGTGTTTGGAGGTGCAGTCGATGTAGTGCTTCAATGGAAGGATGAGCAGATTAAGTGTGATGAgagtgagatgtgtgtgtttgggttgaCCAGGTCGTGACTGACATGAGGCTGTGGCTACGAGACGCCATCTCAACCCTGATGGATAATGCCCTACAGCTGATCTCTACCATGGTGGAGCGGGCAGCAGCGTGAGACAGATACACTCtggtacacacaaacacacgcatctGCTTGTAACCACTTTCTTTAAGTCGCCCTGTGGTGTCTTCTGTCACCTCTTTTTAAATCTCAGAGAAATTGACGTCCTGTTTCCTGGTTATACCCACATGCAGAgggctcagccaatcagatggaGCCACTGGATTCTAAGGTGCCCTTTTTATGAAGCCAAGCCTACGTAGCACGCCTCCCATCTTTTTATATTAAGTGACGTTTCATTCATGTCAGTCTTGTGCTTCTCTTTCCCCACTCAAACCTCCAGTCACGCTGTTGCTCTGAGCAGAGATGTGGACCAACTTCAAGAGATCAAGAAAAGAGTTAACGTTTTGCCCCTTGGCAGGTATGCTGTGAACTCAGCTCAACTGTCTGACAATGATTTTCACCCACAGACATGAATGATTATTCAGGATTCTTGTGTTTACAGTGGTGCCATCGCCGGGACACCGTTCGACATCGACAGGGAGCTGCTGCGGAAAGGTCAGGCCAAAAATGACTGCTGTCCGGGGAAAGTGTTTCATAGCACTTCTGTTCCAGTCATCTTTCACCTGGTTTATGTATGgaatatgtatttaaaaaatgaaacaaaataatttctCCTCATCTGGATCTGCAGAGTTGGACTTTGCTGACATCAGTCTTAACAGCATGGATGCTACAGGCCAAAGAGACTTTGTTGGTACGTAACCCACACATCTCAGTCTGCTCCATAAATGGATATGAACagtgaaaatacaaattaaGCAACCTTTTCTCTAAATGTTCTTTAGTTTCACatctttttcctgtgtgtgtgtgtgtttccttagTGGAGTTCCTGTTCTGGGCTTCATTGTGTTTGACTCATCTCAGTAAGATGGCCGAAGACCTGATGCTGTACAGCACAAAGGAGTTCTCCTTCATCACACTCTCTGATGCCTACAGGTCGGCTTGTGTGTTATTATGTGATCCTACAGTTTGCACATGCTGCTAACACTGCGCAGCTTTGGATGAAAGCATTGTTTTGTGGCAGCGTACGAAACTCtctgtgtgtaaaaatgaaaacacaagtgtAAGTCGTCACTGTAACTGTCAGTCTGGCCTTGTGAAGTGCATTTGAAATCTTAGAGCTGGTATCAGTGCATTGAAGCCCAGTCCTTTACTGTGCTGTTGgtgcatgtgttcatgtattTCCCTTCTTTCATCTCACCTATACATGTGTGTGAGTAGCACAGGCAGCAGTCTGATGCCCCAGAAGAAGAATGCTGACAGCCTGGAGCTCATCAGGAGCAAAGCAGGTCGTGTCTTTGGCAGAGTAAGACCTCTGATGaacccttttttttaatcatctgttTATCTGGTGCCTGTTTGGGTCAAATGATGACACAAAACGCATAATATAAGTTATAATGCTGGAAGCTTTCCTTTGGAAAACCAGCGCCCTCATGTGCCAGAAAGCGATCACTAGTTTTTTCAGCAAGAATTAAACCTGGCAGCCCACGGTCTAAAAGTCAGGTTTTGCTAGTCAGAGCTTCATGGATGAATCTTTCTACCTTtctgaagcagagcagcacattCAGACTAGCTTTGACGCAATGCTTGCATTGTTCTCATCAAGCTAAAGTTTTGCCTTTCTccatatttcagtgtgcagggTTCATGATGACGCTGAAGGGCCTGCCCAGCACCTACAACAAAGACCTGCAGGTATGAAAGCGTGTCTTTGTGTGCTTTCACTTCTATAGAAGGACTTTTTTTCTGGCTATTTCCTGTCTAACTTTATTGTCTTTGTCCTTGTCATCCATCCTCAGGAGGATAAGGAGGCCATGTTTGACTGCTATGACACTGTTCACGCTGTGCTGCAGGTGACAACTGGAGTCATGTCAACTCTCAAGGTCAGTCAAGTCATTGTAGTTTTGAAGAATAGAAACACTGCTCGGCCTCATGGGTACAACGTGCATTTCAAAAGACAAATTGATATTGACGTGTCCTTTGATGTTTCTCCCGTGTTTCAGATTAACCAGAGTGTGATGGAAGCAGCGCTCAGTCCTGACATGTTGGCTACTGACTTGGCCTACTACCTTGTGAGGAAGGGGGTGAGTAGTGTTTAGGTAAATTTCTATCCAAATACAAATTGTAAGAATAATAAGAACTCATCTGCCTCAGCTCTCTACAATACTTACTTATTTTTTAATTCTGGCTTGTAACAGTGGCTGAGAAACAAATTCTTGGAATAATCTacactttattttgaatttcATGTGACTCCATCTGACAAGAACCACAATAAACAGAAACTAGATGAAAAAACTGAACttaaaaaatactcaaaatatGGTATACCTCTAATCAAGACAATAACAAATGTATTTCTTATGCTTTTCCATGTATGGAAACTCTGTTATTCTGTGCTGCAGGTGCCATTCAGAGAGGCCCATGGCCTCTCTGGTAAAGCTGTGTTCACAGCTGAATCCAAAAATATCGCCCTGAACCAACTCACTGGAGACGACCTGAGTGCTGTTAGGTGAGtcttttcattcacacacacacatacacacacacacacacacacacacacacacacacacacacacacacacacacacacacgctcacactaAAACTAAAACCCCTTAAACTTTCTCTGTTTCATGGAACAGTATTGGAAGTACTGCAGTTTCTGCTTGAGCCATTATGTCTCACgagtttctctctcttctcttctttgtttctcttcattttagCCCTCTGTTTGAAAGTGACGTGTCCTCAGTGTGGGACTACAGGAGCAGTGTGGAGCAGTACAGAGCCCCTGGAGGCACGGCCAAGAGTAGCGTTGCTGCACAGGTAGAACACCTGAGGACCTGGCTTAAGAAACAGGCGCAGTGACCTTCGACTGAATTTCAGCCTAAAATTTTGAATCAGGTTTACTGCCACAATTAATAGATCAATAAGAAATGTCAGATTGAGGTCAAAGTGACTAATCACTTGAAAACCACACTgccttttaaacattttcctctAAGTACCTGTGTCATGTGACTAGGTTGGTATGTAACCAAGGAATGTTTCAAAGTGTACAATGAACCTGTAAATGGATGACAACATGAATAAATGTTACTGAGTGTTTTAAAGCCTGATCCATTAAGTCTGACTGATCTGAGGCACTTTATCTTCCATACAGACTCAAGATGGCGCTGTTTAGCTCACACAAAGTAAATTATGTGAGGGGTTAGTTCATTTCATAAAACTCACCTGTTGATGAGATTCACAGAgggtacaaaaacaaaaggtgaggcaaggcaaatttatttctACAGgtcatttttaagcaaaagTTTAAGGTACATTTGTTAGGCTGTCTATACAGAAACGTTCTGTAAAAATGCTTAAGGCATGCATTCCTAAGTAAAATGATTAAAGACTCAGTAATCCTAAAAGAGCTCAAATAAAGTCACTTGTAAATCTGGCAGAAAGTTTCTCCagttttaatttcattaatgttgattacaatatatacaaaacAATGCTTTAGGCACTTAGAGGGTCATATCATAAGCAGCAATAGAGAAGAAGCTGTTCCTCTGGCAGACAATCAcagatatttactgtacatatagAACTCATCAGGTTTTCCcactaataataaaacaagtttacAGTACATTTAGAAAATGCCTTAATCCTCTAATCTTACTCCTGTAAACCCCTAATTCTACACTTCTTATTCATCACACCTCTGTCACACGTAAAAGCAGATTGGAGCTAATGTAAAGGGAAACTgtgcaaatataaaatattgaattctaatgacaagaaaaacaaggaaagcTGACATAAAGCCCTGCTGAGGTAAAGATCCCCACTCCGCTGCAGGACATTAAAAGTCACATTGAGACCGAGTGGTATCCAGAGGTGAGCTAACTCATCTTACTAATTCAAAACTGATGATTACAGAGTCAGTATCACTATTTGTCtacagtctacagccatgctagcaggtGTGTGAGGCTGGGCTCAGGTaccttgagctaaatgctaaagctaacatgctgatgttcagcaggtatgtTTACCATGAGGCCAACCTTAGTTTAGCGTGTTCACATGCTACCATATGCTAATAAGCACTAAACACAGAGTATAACTGGGAGTGATTAGAATGTCATTAGTAATTGTTAATAAACCTAAGTAATGGACAAACTAAGATTTTGACCTCACGATGGCGCTAGTGTCATGGCAAACCATTCAATAGCTGTTGAGCTATTTCATTGAAAACAATCttaacctcatggtggcaccaTACAAAAAAATAGAGGATCACCAGAGTCGTTTGGGTACATCGTgagggaaccatgaatgtctgtacaaagttTCACAGCAGTCTATTTTATAGGTACCGAGAtacttcagtctggaccaaagtgttgaACTAAACATTTCATCCTCAGAGCCACGACGCTACTGCGTTCAGCATTAATATTCTTAAAGACAGGTACACTGTGACTAAATATTAAAGgcccagtgtgtaggatttagatTTAAGAGTTGTTATGTTTCCAtatcttagaatgagctctttgcATCCTCTTTCACAGAGTCAGCCATGTTGCGCCGCCATATTTCTACGGTTGCCCAGAAGAGACAAACCGAACGCCGGCTCTACCGGCGCCTTTCACGTTTCAGGGGAGGGTGGGGGATAATCAGCCACTAAATGCGAACACTGGATCTTTAAGAGTGAATAAATGTACCAATACTAAAACGAAAACAATGTCTTGAAGTTTGGGGAAAGTGAAAAATTAACATTGACCTGACACATTAACTTCTCTCACTGTCTCAGCATTCATGTTCAATTTAGTACTTTCTGTAAGTGTACAGACATTTAGTCAAATGAATAACCATAAACATAATTAACAGTTTGCAGTTTCGCTATCACACAGGTAAAAGTTGCCTATACATACAGTAGCTCTTGTCACCTAAATCAGGTGTTTTCATGTACTCAGTCAGTGCATCACGCCCGCTGTCCCGAGCACAACCGAGAGAGCGCCGAACCACACGTGGATCACACCCGTCAGAGCTGCACTCGCCTTGGACCGGTACACAACTCTGCCGTCCAGAGGCTGCGTCGGTCTGAAGATGTTCATCATGGGCTGTCCCGTCCAGAACCGGCACTGCAGAGCTATTGCATCCAGCtggagtgaagaggagaggagtgacTGACCGGTTGCTTTTCCCAGGCACTGGTCCTTCAGTCGTTTATTTGTTATCGCAATCTATACTACTCACCTGTCGACTGCTGATGGACAGGGTCCTGTGAAACACCGTCCAGGCCACTGCCTGTTCACACCCTGGGGTCGTCATGGAGCCCACGTAGCGGTAATAACTGTGGAGCTCCTTCGCTGATGGGATGATGTCACTGAGTCGAAAGTTTGGGATCACCGTGCTGCTGCCTTAACACAGAAACGAGGGAGGAGGAGTGTACAGAGGAAAAGGTGGGTAAAATTATACAATAGACTGAAAAAAGCTTTAATCAAAAGGGCccttatataataataataataataataataataataataataaatgttctTCATATTTAAGTAACCATACCATTGTTTTGTACTCTGCCCAAAGCAGATATTATTGCATCCAAAGGAGGATGATCATCCGTCGTTTCCTGTGAAGAAGATACCATCAACATGGTGGCACAAGCCTCAATAATTTCTTTTTGATTCTTTTATTAAGAATACAGAGTTATGAACATGTCAATGTATTACCTCAAACAGGAATGCGAGCAGAGCTATACCCGCCATATCATGCTCTGCCTCTGCCAGAGAGCCGTACGGCTCCTTGATGTGGACTATATGCAGCTGGaaacccaaaacacagcaaaatgagTTACAGTGTAGTGGAGCGCATTTTATACCACAGTTCACTGTATAACACACACCTCTGTTAGAATATTACCTGCACTCTGGCTATAGCTTCCTGGGTGAATTAATTAATAATGGTTAGtttctcctctgattggctgatttgACAAAACTGCACTATCCCAGTAAACATGACCTCATACCATGTTATACTGCCCCCACACTAAGCCTATATGACCTGCATGTGGTGCagagataaaaaacaaaacaaaacaaaacaaaaaatataatcCTCTTGATTTAAGTAAAATAAGTGCACCAGACAACAGTTTTAATTCTCCAGCTTTAGCCTATTTGTGCACCACAGTTGGCTCCTGTGTGACGTACCTCCATGGGGAACCTTTCTCCATCAATGGTGTGCTCTGATCCTGGTCTCCCATTACCTCCCCAGTGGAAGTGAAACTGGGCGGCTCTGTAGTGACCCGGCAGAGCGCCTCCTGTCAGTCGGACCGACTGCGGTAGAAGAAAGTGAGCTGCAGGGAAGAGAGACTGTCTCTCAATATAGATGTAAAACTACATTAACAAACCAGAGAAGTTCAACATCTAGCAGCAACATTTGGTGTGGaggggaagaggacagagaagaggactCGCCATTACCAGAGTGTCCTTTGTTTTCCACTgtgatgttgtttgtgttggtgtgacCGATGAAGTTGAAGGGTGGCAGGGCGCTGTTGACGTGCACTTTGCTGGTGACAATATTAATCGGTGACTGGCGTAATCCTCCACAGCTGGGAAACTGAGCTGCCCAGCGGCTCGGgtctaaacaaacacacaaacaaccgcAGAAGCATCAGCAAGAGCAGAAGAGATCAGTTGGCTGTTTCAAACCACTCAAGTTTGTCTTCCACTCAGCGTCTTTAAAGCTCCTGAAAACATAATCTTCAGTTCCCCTCTACTGTGGAAAAGGTTTCTAGTATCCCACTGAGAATGAACATACACTTGTGCTTAA
This region of Chaetodon trifascialis isolate fChaTrf1 chromosome 16, fChaTrf1.hap1, whole genome shotgun sequence genomic DNA includes:
- the asl gene encoding argininosuccinate lyase yields the protein MANTEGSKLWGGRFVGDTDPIMEKFNASIAYDQRMWDVDIRGSKAYVRALEKAKLVTTDEMNQTLLGLDQISEEWSRGVFVIKPGDEDIHTANERRLKELIGAPAGKLHTGRSRNDQVVTDMRLWLRDAISTLMDNALQLISTMVERAAAEIDVLFPGYTHMQRAQPIRWSHWILSHAVALSRDVDQLQEIKKRVNVLPLGSGAIAGTPFDIDRELLRKELDFADISLNSMDATGQRDFVVEFLFWASLCLTHLSKMAEDLMLYSTKEFSFITLSDAYSTGSSLMPQKKNADSLELIRSKAGRVFGRCAGFMMTLKGLPSTYNKDLQEDKEAMFDCYDTVHAVLQVTTGVMSTLKINQSVMEAALSPDMLATDLAYYLVRKGVPFREAHGLSGKAVFTAESKNIALNQLTGDDLSAVSPLFESDVSSVWDYRSSVEQYRAPGGTAKSSVAAQVEHLRTWLKKQAQ
- the ca4c gene encoding carbonic anhydrase IV c, translated to MDFSVYLLTLLSLLCQCTAQWCYQSQYSCDDTCRDPSRWAAQFPSCGGLRQSPINIVTSKVHVNSALPPFNFIGHTNTNNITVENKGHSAHFLLPQSVRLTGGALPGHYRAAQFHFHWGGNGRPGSEHTIDGERFPMELHIVHIKEPYGSLAEAEHDMAGIALLAFLFEETTDDHPPLDAIISALGRVQNNGSSTVIPNFRLSDIIPSAKELHSYYRYVGSMTTPGCEQAVAWTVFHRTLSISSRQLDAIALQCRFWTGQPMMNIFRPTQPLDGRVVYRSKASAALTGVIHVWFGALSVVLGTAGVMH